In Deltaproteobacteria bacterium, the genomic window CGGCATAGGCCTTCCAGGGTGCCGTTTCAGTCCCACGATGCGGATAGCTCGGATGGCACGAGTAACACGTCTTGCCGTTCAGTTCCCGTTCCAATGTGGCGCCATGACAGCGTTGGCATTCGTCGGTGTTGCCGTCGTACCCTTGTTGCACGCGCTCGCCGTGCCCTCCACCGAACGGTCGCCACACAGCACTGGCCGGATGCGGATAATCGGCGTGACACGTAAAACAATTCTTTCCACCTAACACCGTGCGAAAATCGTCGCCGTGACAACGCGCGCACTCCGTCTGGCCGAGCGTCTGCGCGACCGCCCCATGTTGCTCCGGTGTGGCCCAGTCCGCCCGATGCGGATACGTCTGGTGGCAGCCTGTACACGAGACGCCGGTACGGCCGCCGCCCAAGTCCGTGCCATGACAACCCGTGGCACAATCCGTAGAAGTATGCGACGACACCCACACGCCGTGTTGTTCCCGTTCCGCCCACGCATTCGGATGCGGATAGCGCACATGACATTGCGTACAGGAGACTCCGCTCGATCCGCCCGCCAAGTCCTCACCGTGGCAGCCTTGGCAGGCCACGCGCCCGCCCCATTTGGCTAATTGACCGTGCTGTTCCGGTTCCCGCCAGGTGGCGGCATGCGGATAGAGGGTGTGGCACGTGGTGCACGACACCCCGGAGAGCCCGCCTTGTAAATCCGTCCCGTGACACTGCGTGGCGCATGCGGCCTTCCCTTTCGCACGCACGAAGGCACCATGCTGCGTCGGTTGGACCCAATCGTCACGATGCGGATATTCGGCATGACAGCTCCGACACGTCGGCGCGGTATTCCACGGGTCGGCTGAGGCGTGGCACTGCAGACACGCCGCTTGTCCAAAGTGCCGCGCCGCGGCCCCGTGACTGGCGGCGGCCTTCCAGCCACTGGCATGGGGAAAAATCGGCGTGGAGGATTCGGAGGTTGCCGGTGCGGGCGTCGCCGTTGCGGCAACATCCCCCCCCTCCGCAGTCGGCTTGCTCGCTACACATCCACTCAGCCACAGCAAACCGAGGATCGTGGCCAGACAGCGGTATGCGGACGGCAGGGACATACGGAGGCCTTAGTATATACGACGTAGTGGGGACATGACCACGGTCATTCTTCGCACCTACGCACGTCCCTATTCCAGCCTACGGCACGTATTCATACACGACCCAGTCGGAAAAGGATTTCGGTTGATTCCGATCGGGACGGTCGGCGTCCCAGACCGCAAACGCCACGTATCCGGTCCGCTCCAAGACCGCATCTTGCGCCACCACGCCCTGCAGCGGATGCCGCAACACGACCTCCCACTCGCCTTGCAAATATTTCCCGGTCGCCTGCAATTGGCGTTCGGTAGCCTCAATCATCGATTGATGCCCTACACCTTTCGCCCGCCATTCCGTGATCTGTTCCGGCGCCCGCCAGGCCCAAATTTGCACTGGATTATCGGCGCTCCCCATCGCTACGAACGGTAATGCAGCCGGATCGGCGGGCGCCCGCACCGGAAATTGGAGTGCCACGCCGTCGCCGTTCCCCACTTCGGGATTCATGGCATCATCCGCCCAGCGGACCGCAAACGCAATTTCTTGCGCATTGCCGATCGCCTTGACCAGCACCCATTCCGTGCTTTCCTGCCCTGCCGTCACGTGATGCAGATAGACCGGCACTGCTTTCACACCCTGCCACGCCGCCGCCGTCGGATCGAGCGGCAGTTCGCCACTCACGCGCGCCACGCGCAGCAGACTCCGTTTCGGATGGGAGGGATCGAAGCCCTCCGGGAGTTGCAAACGCGATTGAATATAGTGAACCAGTTGCCATAATTCCGTCGCGTTCAGACTCCGCGCATATCCCGGCATCGGCGTGCCGGGGATGCCGACCGCCAATGTGCGGTAGATCTCTTCATCCCGACTCCCCCATTTCAAAGGACCCCGCGTCAGGTCGCGCGGCACCACCGCATTACCCCACGTGTCGGTCAGTCCAACCGCCGACGGCCCATTGCCTTGCCCGTCTTTCCCGTGGCACGCCACACACCCGCTGCGCGCAAATAATTGCTCGCCCGCACTCACGACCGCCGGCGACGTCGCCAGCTTCGTCGGAATTTCAATCCGCGGCCCCGGCCGCGCCGCGACATACCGCGGAATCAGATGTTGCAGATACGCGACGAGCGCACGCCAATCTTTGTCGCTCAGCAAATCCCATCCCGGCATCGCGGTGCCGGGCACTCCGACTTTGACCGTTTGCAAGATTTCCACCGGCGACGGCGTCGTCCCTTCCGTAGTGCGATATTTCAAAATGCCATTCGTCAGATCACGCGGCCGCGGCGTCAGATACGAGGCGAGCTCCCCTTGGCCGTCCGCCTTCGCCCCATGACATCCCGCGCACTGCGCCGTGTAGAGCTGTCGTCCCCGTTGCAGTTCAACTTCCGTGCCCCGCCCCCCTTGGCACCCGACCACCACCAATCCAAGCAGTGCCACCCACTTCGCCCCCACCCGTGTCCGCATATCGCCTCCCGTCCCACGCTCCAGACCTCACTATCGATAACATATAGCCCACGGCATTAACCACATATGCGGGCGATCAGCAAGACATGCGATGCGAGTTTTCACTCGCGCGCGCCGACAAACCACCTGACGCGCGTCATAGGAGCTCGCCGCCGGCTGCGGCATGTTTCCGCACCGCACACAGGAGGCATTTTCTATGAACACGATCTACGATTTTCTGGAACGCGACCATCGTCGCCTCGACGACCTATTCGCCGGCTTCCGCAAACACAAGGCGCGTGACCCAGAAACCGCGCTGCTCTGCTTTACTCAATTCAAGCGCGGCTTAGATCGACATATTCGCTGGGAGGAAGAATTGCTCTTCCCACCGTTCGAAAACGCCACCGGCATGAAAGGCTACGGCCCCACCGCCGTGATGCGCGACGAGCATCGCCAAATCCATTGGATCGTCGACCAGATCGAACAGCAGTTGTTGCACCAAGTCTGGGAAACCGACACGCTGGAAGCGCAGTTCCTCGAAGTAATGGGCATGCACAACAGCAAAGAAGAAAAAATCCTCTACCCGTGGCTCGACGAACAGTTGGAGGGGCCGGCCCTCGCGGAAATTCTTCGCCAGCTCGAGCACACGGCGCAACTCACCGAGCAGGCGGCGGCGCGATAGCGGCCGGCACCGGCCCGCGCAGCGACATCTGGCCTTGGCGCGAGGCATTCACCGACTCCACTAAAATACGGGCCGCCTCTTGCGGCGCATGAAAGCCGGTCGAGTTTTCCGCTTCGACAAAATCCAGATAGAATTGCGCGCGCCGTTGCGCCGTCCGCGCGGCGGACAGTTCATCATCCGTGCGCCCGGCCGCCTTCGCGGCCTTGAGGTCAGCAATCAAATCCATCAACGCATCCATCGCCGTATTGCGCATCGCAAAGTGACGGCTTTGAATCTGCTCCACGCGCTCCTTCAATTCCGTCTCCGGCCATTGATGGCACGTCTGGCAGGCATGATTCACATTCAGCAGCGGACTGCGCACGTGATGATCGCTGATTTTCAACGCCCCCTCGCGCGTATACGGCATGTGGCAATCCGCGCAGGCCACGCCGGACCGGGCATGAATCCCCTGACTCCACAATTCAAATTCCGGATGCTGCGCCTTCAGCGCCGGCGCGCCGGTCTCGGCATGCACCCAGTCCTTGTGCCCTACTTCATCGTAGTACGCGGCGATCGCTTCTACTTGCAGCCCCTTGCTCCACGGATAGACCAAGCGTTTCTCCGGCCCTTTGAAGTAGTACTCCACGTGGCACTGCCCGCACACATACGAGCGCATTTCCTGCCGCGTCGCTTGCGTATTCACATCGTATTCCGGAATACCCTGTGATGCCTTCAACGCACGGATCCCTTCAAAAAAACCGGGCCGCGTGACACGCAACTGCATGGTCTTCGCATCGTGACAATCGATGCACGACACCGGGTGACTCACTAATTTGCGCGCTTCCGCATAGGGCAGCTTGTTGACCACTTCGAAACCTTTCATCAAATCCCCATCCCCGGCCTTCATATACGGCACATACACCGAGGCGTGGCAGTGGATGCAGGTCCCCGGTTGCGGGGCCGATTGCTGCCGCTCCGTGAACGTCTGGTCGTCGAGCATATACGCGTGTCCGCGTTCCTCGCGGAAATCGCGCGCGAACGCATAACCCGCCCACATCGTCTTCAGCCGCGGATCTTCCTCCAACTTCGATTGCGCCACGACCGAACGCGGATCGGCCGCGCTGGGCGTGCGCGGAACCGCTTCGCTGCCGCCATAACGCGTCCGACTGATATCGACGGTCCGCCGATAGCCGTCGTATTGCAGTGGGAAATTTTTCCCCCACACTGCGGCGTCTTCCGTTTCGTCGGTCAGCTCCACGACCCGATAGAACGGATTGCGCCCCTCCTGCTTCCGTTCGAAGATATTGATCAGCAGCGCCGCCGCACCGGCGGCCGTCACACTCGCGCCAAGAATCGTCAGCCACATCGTTGTCCGTCGTGAAAGCACCATAATACCTCCTCTAATCCGCATGTCCCACACCCAAGTGGCACCGCGCACACGGCAGCGGTTCCCCTGGCGCTTCGATCGCTTGCACAACGTCGCTGTGACAGCGGCGACAATTCGCCTCCGCCACTGCCGCACTGCCGGCCGTGATCCGAATCGGTTCCGGAAACCAGCCCATGGTAAACGCCGTCGAATGGCGGAACCCATTTTCCATCTTGGTCAAATATTTCCCGACCATCGAATGCGGCGTGTGGCAGTCATTGCATACCGCCACGGCCCGATGGCTCGACTTGAGCCACGCGCTATATTGGTCGTTCATCACGTGGCAATTGGCGCAGGCCGCAGGGTCGTTCGTCAAATACGACGTCCCTTTCGCATAGAGAAAGGTGTAGCCGCCAAGCCCCAGCGCGACACCCACACACGCCCCCATCCCGATGCGCATACCTGACCACGACCATCCCATGGCGGACATCCCCCTGAGCGAATGCGCCTGTAGCAGAGACGCGCAGACACGGCAAGATTGCCGCGCGAAGCAACGGCATGCTACACTGCTTGGAGGGGGGATTCTCTATGAAACAATGGCAACGATGGTTCGGCGGAGTGCTGCTCCTGCTGATGTGCGGCCTGGCAAGCTGTGGGAGTGGCACCAGTACCGGAAGCAGTAGTAGCAGTAGCGGCGGCAGCAGCGGATCGGTCGATGCCGCACTGGCCGGAGAATGGCGGATCTTGACTGAAACGATCTATTTCGACAACGGACTCACGCAACAAATCACCCCAGTCAGCACCCATCTGGTCCTCGATGCGAGCGGCGGTTGGCAGTTCGGCTCGTCGAGTGGCGCATGGAGCGTTTCCAGCATTGCCGCATCGGACTGGACGACCTGGGCGATTGCCGATTACGGCATGACCCGAAAAGTCACATTGGATGGCTGGAACAGCGACACCGGCAACGGCCCGATCGACGAATCCGGCTCCACGATCGACAACATTTGGGTGATCTATCGTTACACCAGCGACACCAACGGCGCCGGCACCGTCTGGATGAAGTTCGGACAGGTGTGAGAAATCGTGCGTAGGTGCGTACGTGCTTACGTGCGTACGCAGGTACTTGGCGTGCCACGGGCCGTTACGCGGCCTTCTTCCAACACCCAAACGGTGTCCGCCATCCGGGCGACTTCTGCCGCATCGTGGCTGACCAGCAGCGTGGTGCACGCATGGCGTCGCTGCCACTCCAGCACGTCCGTCTGGAGACGTCGACGCAGCACCGTTTCCAACGCGGCGAACGGTTCGTCCAGTAACAGCAAACGGGGACGGAAGGCCAGCGCACGGGCCACGGCAACACGTTGTTTTTGTCCGCCGGACAACGCCGCCGGGCGCAAGCGCTGTAACGGGGTCAACACCATCAGCTCCAACAGGACATCTACGATATTCGTATCGCCACCGGCTGGCAGCGCGAACGCCACGTTTTCCCGGACGGTCATATGCGGAAACAGCGCGAAGTCTTGGAAGACGAAGCCGACGCGACGCGCTTGCGGTGGCACCCAGACTCCCGCCGCCGTGTCGCACCACACGGCCCCATCCACCACGATCCGGCCCGCATCCGGCCGGCACAGTCCGGCCAAGAGCCGCAGCACCGTCGTCTTGCCCGCGCCGGATGGGCCGAACAGCGCTGTCACTTGCCCGGTCGCCAACGTGCCATCGAGCTGCAGGTCCCAGATCCGCGTTCCGCGATGACCGAAGCGCTGCCGCACAGCGAGCTCAATCATCGCACCGACTCCTTCAAAAAGCGGCCATTAATCATATGCACCGCAAGCAAGATGCAAAACGAGACGCCGAACAAGATCGCGGCATACGTGTGGGCGGCAGCATAGTGCATCGTCTCGACCTCATCGTAGATCGCAAGCGCCGCGACGCGCGTCACGCCGGGGATGTTGCCGCCGATCATCAACACGACGCCGAATTCACCGAGCGTATGGGCAAAACTGAGCACGATCCCCGTCAGCAGCGACGGGCGAATGTTCGGCAGCAGCACACGCAGCAGCGTAGTAAAGCGCCCTTTGCCGAGCGTATAGGACGCCTCCGCCAGCGACGGCGGCAACGCCTCCAATCCGGCCTGGATCGGATGGACCATGAACGGCAGGCTGTAGAGCACCGACCCGATCACGAGGCCGGTGAAGCTGAACGCGAGCCGGCAATCGAAGACACGCTCAATCAGCGCGCCAAATGGGCGGCTGGGACTGAATGCGACCAAGAGATAAAATCCCAACACCGACGGCGGCAACACCAACGGCAGACTCACGAATGTCGCCAGCACTGCGCGGCCGCGAAACCGACCCCGCGCGATCAACGCCGCCAACGGGACGCCCAACAGCAACAAAATGCTCGTAGTCACCGCGGCCAGCCGCACCGAGAGCCATAACGGCGCAGGATCGAATGGTGTCGTCGCAGCGAGGATCATAGTGGCAACCGATAACCGTAGTGCGTGAGTCGTTGTTGCGCCGTCGGCGAACCGAGGAACGCCAAGAACGCCTCCGCCGCTACGGCATTCCGTTGTCGCCCGTGGCGCAATAGCACGGCCGCCTGTTCAATCGGCCGATACCACGACGGATCTACCACCATCCATCGTCCACGTCCGCGCCATGCCGGCAGATGCACCATCGCCTGCGCCGTGATCACGGCATCCACCACACCCGTCGTCAGATAGTGATTCACTTGGGCGACACTCTCGCCCAACACTAATTTCGACTGCACCGCCGGCCACAGGCCTGCATGCGTCAACGCCTCCATCGCCGCGGCCCCATACGGCGCCACGGCGGGATTCGCGATCGCGATCTGCTTGACTGCACCGCTGCGGAGAAACGTCAACGCCACGTCCGGCCTCAACGAATCCCGCCATGTCCAGACCACCAAACTCCCGATCGCATAGACGTGCGGCCGCTCCGCAAAGCCCTCGCGCTGCAACGCCGCCGGATATTCCGTATCGGCCGCGACGAAGACATCGAACGGGGCCCCCTCCCGCACTTGAGCCGCGAGCTTCCCCGACGACCCGACCACCAACGTCGCGTGCCCGCCGACGTCCCGCTCCCAATCCTCTGCGATTTCTTGCACCACATATTGCGCATTGGCCGCCACGGCCACGGTCAGCGTATCGTGACCGTCCGAAACCGCCCCGAGCGCAGCCCCGCGATGGATCAAACACAATAATATGAGATACCCAACCCCCCTGAGCCCCATAGTTGAGGCTTCTTAAGAGGTGCGATATAGAGAAGCAACTTTTCTTTCAGGCAGCCGATAACTCAATCACTGGAGAATTTTATGGGTAACGAGACACGGCGCTGCGAATCGATTGCAATCGACCGCAAGTGGTGGGACGATCAGACGCTCGGCAAAATCATTCCTCGCCTGAGTAGCGAGGCAGGAGATCCGACAGACCTCGAGACCTGCGACGTCGTCAGTTACTACGGCATCACCGGTCAGGGCGCGAAGGATCTCTTCGTGGGCGGAACCGACGACGTGCGCGCGCGGCTGCAACAACTTGAGACTCAGACGCCCGCCGCCATCGAAGAGAGCGAAGTCGAACGCTGGAGCGATATATTGAATGCGTTCCGCGAGACCGTCCTCAACAGCCCTGCCTTCCGCGCGGTCCAAGAGTGGCTCCAAGCCACTGCCAACGAAGTGCCGCCACGCGAAACCGATCTCGATTCCCGTGTCGGCATGGTCACTGCGGAATATAAGGCGATCAGTGGCCGCTTAATCCAGACGACCACAGCCGACGCCACAACGCGCACGTCGACCGCTGACATCACACAACTCGTCACCGGTTATAAACAGTGGATTGCCGGACAACGCGCAGTGCTGAATGCACGCCTGGCACAAAACAACAGCTTTGAGATGCGGTCGCAAGTCGGCGACATTCAATTCACGATGCGGAGCAGCGTGGGCGACATCGAGTTCGAGGCCACGGCCGGCAGTGGCGATCGAGGCTTCGACGGCCGCGCCACAGAAGGCGATCAACAGTTCGACATCCGTGCCAAAATGAGCGACCTCGGATTCGACTTGCGCGGCACGGCGGGCGATCTCGGCTTTGCACTGCGCGCCATCCCGAGTCGCTTGGCCGCAGAGTTGTCCGCGGAAATCGACCCCATCCTCGGTCCGAATCTCGCACTGGCACTGACGGACTCGGGTCGGATCCTCGACGGGCAATATCGCCCACGCCATCGACTCGGCTATGCCAATATCGTCGCCGTGCTCAAAACCGAACTCCCGAGTGCGCTGGAACGCTTGAACACCGCGATGCCGGGACTCTTACAACGATTCACCACCACACGCGCCGAACGCTTCGCCGCGTGGGAGCGAACCCGCGACACCAACCTCACCAAGGCCAGTCAAGCCGGCCGTGATTTTGAGACCCGTATGGCGGAACGGATGGCCAAAGATCGCGGCACCGGCAGCTCCGACACTACTTCGCAAGTGGAACGGTTGTCGAATAAGATCCGCGCCGACCAACAACGCATTCAAGGCATGATCGACGCGCTGCCAAATACAGAATGACATCCGAGCGGGGACAGGTACCTTCCGATGCAGGAATGGCGGGCATTTGAAGGTACCTGTCCCCACTCAAATGAATATTATTCGCTGGCGGTATCCACACAGCTGGTGTTCACGGCCCCATTGAAGCAGGAGAGGCCACCTTCGGTGCAGTCGCCGGTGGAACCGAAGAAGGTGCCGGCCGCGTTGTCCTTGATTTCCCCGTTCACGCAAGTGACCGTCCGCGATTCGCCGCTGCAGGTGAAGGTGTACGAACCGGAGCTGCACCCTTCGCAGTTCGCGACCTCGTCGATCGTCGGCCACCCGGCCTCCGTCCCCACCACCACGTTCGGGCACCCGCTTCCACTGCTACTGCCCCCACCGCTGCCGCACGCTGTGGCCATCAGCAGGACGACGATGCACACCCAACTCCTGTTGATCATTTCCATGGCACCTCCACGTTACGTGGCGTAATTTTTATTCCGAATATCGTATATCGAATATCGGGGCAAAATTTTGCCTACACGACCGCGCACTGGCTTACCCGATATACGATACACGAACCACGATATACGAAATTTTGCGTAAGCAAAATTATTGCGGAGGGGGTGGGATTCCCTCCGGTCCCTCCGCCTGTCGCGGAGTGCCTCCGGACCGGCCCTCGCCGCCACCCGCTTACGCGGGTCCCCGCCGGCTCCGGGCTTCGAATCCCACCCTAAGGTCGGCAACGGTCCACTGGACCGTTGCCTCATTAGATACCGCAGGAACAACAACGGCCCCAAAGGGCCGCTGTTGTTTCTGCGGAGGGGGTGGGATTCGAACCCACGGTCCGCTTTTGACGGACTCCAGTTTTCAAGACTGGCGCCTTCAACCACTCGGCCACCCCTCCATCCGCCACCGGCGGATCCTCTATTTTCTATTTTCTATTTTCATTCCTTCCCTCAAGCGCTGCGCGCACCGGCTATAACAGTCGTCAGAAGATCGAAGCAAGTCATGTGTGAAATGGAATTGCAGAGGACCTGAAAAAACTACCGCACCTGTCGCCGTGCTGCATTGCGCACAGACCCGCGCATCCACCACAGTCCCGCCAGCAACAGGCCACAGCCTGCAACAGCGGCCGCATTGCCGGGAAGCGACGCACGGCGGTTGCCATCCAGTCGACAACTGCACCCGCCGGCGGCCTCTTCGAATCCGCCGGTGGACACGACGTGGACACTCGTACCGGCCCCTTTAAAGTGGTAATGCATCCAGTTGCTGGTGTCCCAAGTCTGCGTCGCGAACAGTTCGTCGAAGATGGATGGCGTAATCGGTTCATTGTGCAATTTTTTCTGCGCCACGAGTTCGGCCAACGGCTCCAACACATCGGCGCGCGGATGAATGTGTCGGTCTTGAATATTGGGGACGCGCTTCTCGGGCGGACAAGAATCGGTTGCCCACGCACAGGCGTCGGGCCCCACAACGCCGAACAGTTGCACGCGGAGACCGTCTTGGCTCGGGTCAATCGCCTTGCCGATCGTGGACGACTCGTAATGGAGTTCCACACGAAGCATGTTGTTGATCTGATAGACCCCGTCCCCGACCGCGACGCTCGCGCCGGGAAGGACCGCGTCGAGTGGATCGGCATCGACGCTCGGCGCGGGCAGTGAAGCACTCGCTGCGGCCAAGTCTTTCCCGAGCATCGCCGTGGTCGGCGGCACGAGTTGTACCGGGCGACGCAGGACTTCATCGACGCCGGGACGCAGCTGCTGCCGGAAGTAGTTTTTCAACGGAGCGCCGCGCATTTGGTAAAAACGCGCCACCGCGCTTCCGGTCGCGAGATTGACTGGAATGACGTCGGTCCCGGCCGCGACACGGCACGTCGCCACGAAACGCGCGCCTCCTTCGCCCGCAAACAAATCCATCGGGAGGCCGGTGATGGCGCGCACTTGTTCATTCAGGCCGAGGACGTAATCTTGCAACCCTTGGATCGGGTGGACCGTCTCGGCATGCCGTCCGATATCGACTTGGCAATCGCCAAGCTTCACTACCGGCCCCGGCAATGGAGGAGGGGGAGGAGGCGGTGGTGGAGGAGGAGGGGGTGGCGGCGGAAGATCTTCACATACGTCACCGATCCCATCGGCGTCGTTATCGTGCTGATCCACATTCGCGACGGTCGGGCAATTGTCGACACAGGCCGGCAGGACTTCGACTGCGTCACCGTCGGCATCTTCACAGACGCCCGGAGGGGGCGGCGGCGGAGGCGGCGCCACTTTACCGAGATTGAGTAACACGTTCACTTCCGCCGGCGGCGGCGACTCGGTCCCACAGGCCGCGACGCCCAGCAGCAGCAATGCCGCGGCACACACTGTCCCCCACTGTTGTCGTCGTTGCATCATAGCCCTTTACCAGCCGGACACTCGTCGCCCATTCCATCTCCGTCGATATCCGCTTGATCGGGATTCGGCGTCCCGGGACAGTTGTCGCACACATCGCCTTCGCCATCGCCATCGTGGTCGTTCTGACTGTGATTGGAACACAGCTTGTCACTGTTCCCTGCCCCCGGCTCGGGCCCCTTGCAACGTGGCCCATCTTCCTGCATCGAACAGTTATCGACCTTGCAGTGCTGATCCAACTTTTCTTTCGCCGACAGTTCCAATAAGAAATATCCGGTGCCGTTCAGCGAAACCGAGGCGTCGAAGATCCCATCTTCATCTCGGTCTCCGCAGACGAATTGGTCCGGCACCGGTGGAGGAGGCGGCGGCGGAGGCCCAACAGCCTCACAGCCTGGGATCAATTGTTGAGCGGGATTCGCCACAACCTCACAATTGTCGCACCATTTCCCCACGCCATCGCCGTCAGCGTCTTCTTGCAGCGGATTCGCCACCCCAGGGCAGTTGTCACAAATATCACCCTGGAGATCGCCATCCTGATCGGCTTGTGAATGATTGGAACACGGCTGCCCACTATTGCCCGGGCCCTCTTCTGCCCCCTTGCACAACAAGGCATCGGCCGCAGGATCCGGGTTGCAATTATCTTTCACACAGTTGTGCTTCAGCAAATTCTGCTGCTGTGGGGAGAGCTGGGCATAAGACACGCCATTCATTGTGTCCGGTCGATCCGGCACGCCATCGACATCTGCATCCGCGCACGTAAAATTGTCGCCCGGAGGAGGAGGTGGAGGTGGTGGTGGCGGCGGAGGAGGTGGCGGCCCGATGGGTTCACAACCCGCAATAAATTCTTGTCCGGGATTCGCCACAAAGTCGCAATTGTCGCACCATTTCCCGACTCCATCTTCGTCCCCATCCGCTTGATCCGGATTCGCCATCCCAGGGCAATTATCTTTGTGGCAATAGACTTCGAGGAATAATTTTTGTTGCGGCGAGAGCTGGGCATACGGCACGCCGGCCAGGCTCTGCGGCGTATCGACGATCGTATCGCCGTCGGCATCGCCGCATTCGAATTGGACAAAGGCCGGCGGTTCACACGCATTGCCGATCCCGTCGCCGTCACCATCGGCCTGCGTCGGATTCGCCACGTTCGGGCAATTGTCTTTGCATTTATTCAAGACCGTCTCGACACCGTCGCCATCTTTGTCGGGACATGGTTGAATGATAATCGGCCCGGCCGCATCGCAGAGATTACCTTTTCCATCGCCGTCCGCGTCGGCCTGCGTCGGGTTCGCAACGTTCGGGCAATTGTCGCAGGCATCCCCGACGCCGTCAGCGTCGTGATCGATCTGATCGACATTGGCCTGTGTCGCGCAATTGTCGGCGCAGGCGGGTTGGACTTCTACCCCGTCTCCGTCCGGGTCAGCGCACGCGACTGGCGGCGGCGGAGGTGGCGGAGGCGGCGGAAGCACAACCGGTGCCGCCTTCGCGTGGACCCACGGCATGCCATTCAGCACCGCGAGGTGTTGATTCGGATCCACGGCAATCTGGCGCACCCCACCGAGGCCCGTGCTGATCGGGGGCAAATAATCTTCACGCGTATTCACGACAAAGGTCTGCGGATTGATGGCGTCGAAGATCCCTCCAGGACCGCCGCGGAAATAATACAGTAGGACACGCCGTTTTTCTCCCTGCAGCACCGGATGTTGATCCCCAATACACAGCCCCATCACGCCCAATCGATCCA contains:
- a CDS encoding c-type cytochrome; translation: MRTRVGAKWVALLGLVVVGCQGGRGTEVELQRGRQLYTAQCAGCHGAKADGQGELASYLTPRPRDLTNGILKYRTTEGTTPSPVEILQTVKVGVPGTAMPGWDLLSDKDWRALVAYLQHLIPRYVAARPGPRIEIPTKLATSPAVVSAGEQLFARSGCVACHGKDGQGNGPSAVGLTDTWGNAVVPRDLTRGPLKWGSRDEEIYRTLAVGIPGTPMPGYARSLNATELWQLVHYIQSRLQLPEGFDPSHPKRSLLRVARVSGELPLDPTAAAWQGVKAVPVYLHHVTAGQESTEWVLVKAIGNAQEIAFAVRWADDAMNPEVGNGDGVALQFPVRAPADPAALPFVAMGSADNPVQIWAWRAPEQITEWRAKGVGHQSMIEATERQLQATGKYLQGEWEVVLRHPLQGVVAQDAVLERTGYVAFAVWDADRPDRNQPKSFSDWVVYEYVP
- a CDS encoding hemerythrin domain-containing protein; the protein is MNTIYDFLERDHRRLDDLFAGFRKHKARDPETALLCFTQFKRGLDRHIRWEEELLFPPFENATGMKGYGPTAVMRDEHRQIHWIVDQIEQQLLHQVWETDTLEAQFLEVMGMHNSKEEKILYPWLDEQLEGPALAEILRQLEHTAQLTEQAAAR
- a CDS encoding ammonia-forming cytochrome c nitrite reductase subunit c552, which produces MRIRGGIMVLSRRTTMWLTILGASVTAAGAAALLINIFERKQEGRNPFYRVVELTDETEDAAVWGKNFPLQYDGYRRTVDISRTRYGGSEAVPRTPSAADPRSVVAQSKLEEDPRLKTMWAGYAFARDFREERGHAYMLDDQTFTERQQSAPQPGTCIHCHASVYVPYMKAGDGDLMKGFEVVNKLPYAEARKLVSHPVSCIDCHDAKTMQLRVTRPGFFEGIRALKASQGIPEYDVNTQATRQEMRSYVCGQCHVEYYFKGPEKRLVYPWSKGLQVEAIAAYYDEVGHKDWVHAETGAPALKAQHPEFELWSQGIHARSGVACADCHMPYTREGALKISDHHVRSPLLNVNHACQTCHQWPETELKERVEQIQSRHFAMRNTAMDALMDLIADLKAAKAAGRTDDELSAARTAQRRAQFYLDFVEAENSTGFHAPQEAARILVESVNASRQGQMSLRGPVPAAIAPPPAR
- the nrfH gene encoding cytochrome c nitrite reductase small subunit — translated: MSAMGWSWSGMRIGMGACVGVALGLGGYTFLYAKGTSYLTNDPAACANCHVMNDQYSAWLKSSHRAVAVCNDCHTPHSMVGKYLTKMENGFRHSTAFTMGWFPEPIRITAGSAAVAEANCRRCHSDVVQAIEAPGEPLPCARCHLGVGHAD
- a CDS encoding ATP-binding cassette domain-containing protein, with translation MIELAVRQRFGHRGTRIWDLQLDGTLATGQVTALFGPSGAGKTTVLRLLAGLCRPDAGRIVVDGAVWCDTAAGVWVPPQARRVGFVFQDFALFPHMTVRENVAFALPAGGDTNIVDVLLELMVLTPLQRLRPAALSGGQKQRVAVARALAFRPRLLLLDEPFAALETVLRRRLQTDVLEWQRRHACTTLLVSHDAAEVARMADTVWVLEEGRVTARGTPSTCVRT
- the modB gene encoding molybdate ABC transporter permease subunit; this translates as MILAATTPFDPAPLWLSVRLAAVTTSILLLLGVPLAALIARGRFRGRAVLATFVSLPLVLPPSVLGFYLLVAFSPSRPFGALIERVFDCRLAFSFTGLVIGSVLYSLPFMVHPIQAGLEALPPSLAEASYTLGKGRFTTLLRVLLPNIRPSLLTGIVLSFAHTLGEFGVVLMIGGNIPGVTRVAALAIYDEVETMHYAAAHTYAAILFGVSFCILLAVHMINGRFLKESVR
- the modA gene encoding molybdate ABC transporter substrate-binding protein — encoded protein: MGLRGVGYLILLCLIHRGAALGAVSDGHDTLTVAVAANAQYVVQEIAEDWERDVGGHATLVVGSSGKLAAQVREGAPFDVFVAADTEYPAALQREGFAERPHVYAIGSLVVWTWRDSLRPDVALTFLRSGAVKQIAIANPAVAPYGAAAMEALTHAGLWPAVQSKLVLGESVAQVNHYLTTGVVDAVITAQAMVHLPAWRGRGRWMVVDPSWYRPIEQAAVLLRHGRQRNAVAAEAFLAFLGSPTAQQRLTHYGYRLPL
- a CDS encoding thrombospondin type 3 repeat-containing protein — its product is MQEDGPRCKGPEPGAGNSDKLCSNHSQNDHDGDGEGDVCDNCPGTPNPDQADIDGDGMGDECPAGKGL